The DNA region TGAGCGTTACTGTCGCTGCTTAGACGCTTTCACAGCCTGAGCACAGAAGCGGCCGGTGTGAATGTGGGCGACATAGACGGACCTCACGCACCTTAAGCTCCCGTTGAATCGTCAGCGATAGTTGCTCTGTTTGTGGTTCTGGTTTGTGTGAGGCCTGGTTTGAAACGTCATCTCTCCGGTTATGACTTGATTCAGTGGTGACTTCACGAGTTCAGGGTGATTAACAGAGGAATTTCCTTCTTCCGTGGCTCCTCACCTTCCACACCAGATAATTACAGCCGTGGCTGGTTGTAAATGAAAGCACGGCCAGGGGGTGTCGGACCAGGAAATGGGACATCACCTGACTTCACCTGAGAGGGAAGATACGAGTGAGAGCGGGAGCTAATAAAGATGCGCTGAATACAAGCGGATGACAATTCAATGACATGAGTGATTAGACAGTGACAAGTGTAGATTAGGAGTAATTAAAGGTTTTGTTGTTCGGAGCGATAGAAGAATGAGAACAGGAAGGATTTTGTTCGACCTGTGGAACATTCATCCAAATCAAAGATCTGTGTCATGTCCGCTTAAGAAACCAGGTCAGTGAGTTAAACTCCTGACGTCTGGTCAGCTGATCTCCACCTCTAGATAGAAGCAGTATGTCATGACCATGTCATCCAGGGGTCCTAATTGCTCATGTAAACGCAGATTGTGACGCAGCGGTGGGCGACTAAACCACAGCCCAGTTTACAGAAGGTCCGTCTTTGTTAATTGACCTTTGTTTTCCCAGCAAACACCTCAAAGGCTCACGCATTAGGTGAGAGGGCTGTAATTGCTGTTTTTCTTATACGGCTAATGTGTGTGTTCGCTTTGTTTAGAGTGCTTACACAGGAAGTCACATTGTTCCTCCTAATAGCAGCTACAGGCAGTCATTGAAGTACTTGTGAgcaaaaagtaattaaaattaCAATGAGGCAGCCAGCGTGTTGCCGGGTAGACGAGGCCTTGGCTCCAACTCGCTGCCCTTGTACTCATTCATTAGTGATGCTTCGCCCCTCCCATCCCATCACCAGCAGTGCCCGTGGACAAAGACAGGGTGGTATAGATGTGCCCATTATGTTCTAAACAGCTCCCTCTGACTAAACGCACAACCAGCATCATGTACTGACTGCGGGGAACAGCCTGTTCCTCTGTAGCATAGGAGGAGTTCGTGGCTGATTCCATGAGTTTGACTGTGAGTGCTGTGCGTGCATGTACTACCCAGGAGGCTCAATCGACTCCTTAACTTTCAGCGCATGTACTTACTATTGACTGCGCAGCTCTGCTCGGCCTTGGACACTTGTTAGTCgtaattaatttttttccccctctgtgTGTGCTTCCTGTAGCTGGCAGCGGACAGATGGTGCAGATGGACCCCAGCAAGTCTGGCTTCGTGGGTTCTCAAGTGGAGCTGCGCTGCATTTTCATCAACAGCAACCCGCCGGTGAAGATCTCGCAGGTCACCTGGCAGAAGCTCCTCAACGGCACCAAGCAGAACGTGGCCATCGCCAACCCGGCGCTGGGCGTGTCCGTGCTGCCGCCCTTCAAGGAGCGCGTCAGCTTCAAGCAGGCGGCGGTGCGCCACCGCACGCCCTCGCTGGAGGACACCACCATCGTCTtctccagcctgcagctgtCCGACGAGGCCGCCTACATCTGCGAGTACACCACCTTCCCCGCGGGCAACAGGGAGAACATGGTCAACCTGACCGTCTACGGTAGGAGCCCGCGGTCGCATCGCCCGCCTGCACGCGGCTCACCTGCTCTCCGCACATTTATGGCTCAAAGTTTGCAGCAGGAGTTGCCTCAGTGTTTTCAGGAACCTGTTTTCAAGTCGTTTGCCCTCTGACCTAAAGAGAAACCTTTGAGCGTTAGTCCTGTCCCAGCAGCCGCACACTGACCTAGCGTAGCACATTTCCACCAAACAGATCCCTGTGCAGTGCCCAAAGCCCATTGATGAGaagaagtggtccctcacctcTAGTCTTTCATGTTCAACGCCAGGTCGGAACCAAGACAGACCTGCTTTGCATGGAAAAACTGAATATTGTGAACGTTGCACATCAAACAAGTTCTTTATCTTGAAATCAGTTCAGAAACTATTTCCTTGAACGGTGTAACAGTGTAACGGAGGCCTGATGAGTAGAAAAACCTGTCGCGTAAATATAGATTTTCTTTGTCTTAAGGCAACAGGAGTTCTTTTTTCTCACCAGCTGATAACAATAGGCCAAACTGACGTCTTCCTTTTTAGTGAAAGCAGACAGAAAAGCCTCTGTTAACACCTGTGCTACACACCAGCAGCTTTGCACGGATTCTGAGACTCCTCGAGCCGCCTGCTCTTTTtccgcttcctgcagctctttgtgcGCGGTGTCGCCTGCAGCGGGAACGCCTCCGCCGGCCGCGTGCGTCACGGTCCGGTCGGCTGAACTCGCCCCCGTCGCAGGTTTATGGATCATCGTTAAGGCAGAAATCATTTCTGATGGAGACACGTTGTGGCCATTCGCGCTACGTTTAACACCAATCCCGCTCCGACTCATGTGGCTTTGAGAGAACAGGAACAGAGTCAATAAAAATGGCAGGTGAAACGGAAATCAATAAGGCCACTTCACAGTGTGTAATTTGGCTTGAATAATCTCATTCTGTGGAATTGCCTGAGATGTGGTTTATCTTGAAAACAGGCAGCTTTGAAGGGTTGTGTGTTGACTCTGATTAGAGATATAATTAGAAATTAAGTGTTGATGCATTTTCCATTAAGAGGAAAGAGGCACTTGGCCAAGGGCGTCTCTGTTGCCGCAGCTTCTCGTCAGCGCCGGGGCCCATTTTGTGTCACTGAGCCTCCCAGGCCTCGTCAGGCGTCTGCAGCTCAGCGAGCGTCAGGAACCTGCGTGCAGATAAGCAAGCGGCGGCGTTCAAAGAGGCCTCTTCATGCTCTATCTCCTCGGTTGTGCGTTCGCCGGGGCTCAAGCCTGCCTTTTGATGTACTAAGAGCAGATTGCTAATTGGCAACTCACAAAGGATTCAAATTGGATGACTGTGCATTTGGGTAGGCAAGTGGGTTCTACATCTGTGAGTGCTTTGACAACCGCTTGAGCTTTGAGGAGGGAAAGAAGCAAATCTTTGCCTTATTTGAGTTACCACCGTTTTTATCTGGGCCCTTTAGTTTAATTTGCTTCAAATATCTGATCAAAGGCTGATTGTAGGTGAAGCAGACACAATTAGACACTAAAATAAGATGATTACACAAAGAAAAAGGATAAGATCTGTCTTTAATGAGCTCTAATTAGAATCCGGCCGTTGCTTTAATTACTttaacctcctctctctctctgcagcgcGGCCCCTGACGCGGATGACCTTGACGACGCCCACCATCGTGGCCCGCGCCCAGAAGCGCAAGATGACGGTGGCCACGTGCGTGTCCGTCAACGGGAAGCCCCCGAGCGTCATCCGGTGGGACACCAGGCTGAAGGGCGAAGCCACGTTCCAGGAGAACCACAACCCCAACGGGACCATGACAATACGGAGCAACTACGTGGTGATACCGAGCCGCGAGACCCACAAGCAGAAGCTGACGTGCATCGTGACGTACCGGAACGAGAAGATCACGGACAGCGTGGTGCTCAACGTGCAATGTGAGCGCTGGCTGGCGCCGTGACAGCGGGTCTCGGCCTGGACCTAACGCACACAGCAGTGgtttcctgctgcacacacagcaaacacacaaactcctccttTCTCAAAGTTGAGGCtgttatttaaaatgtgacacTTTTTTTCTTAATGACATTGTAATTGGAGTTGTCTTCCAGAACTCTTGCTGTTTTTCAGCACACTGTATATAAAAGCAGTAATAAGAGTTTTTAGGCTGTGTTCTGTAGAATGCACTGACATCAGCCTGACCTCCATTTAGATGAACCTGAGGTGAAGATCGAGGGCTTTGATGGAAACTGGTACCTGAACCGGCAGAATGTCCAGCTGACCTGCAGGGCTGACGCCAACCCCCCTGTGACGATCTACCAGTGGAAACTGTGAGTGTGACTGCCCCCGGGCACGGCGATAAGGCTTTAATTGAGTCGTACGCATTCCTTCCCGTCCTAAAGCGTTATCTCCCATAAGTACACATACCACAGAGTAATCTACAAAGGCAGAAAACGCCACTTTCCTCGCTCGCTGCGtctcgtttgtttgtttgtttatgaatTGTGTAATGAAGATAAGGCCATGACTGGAGGCAGAGCACAATGGGCCTATTACTGTAGCGGCACACACCCCTATCTGCCTGATGGTCACAGATACTGGAAGATAAATGTGCGGAGCGCGGCTCGCCTTGCTCATGGGGCTCTGGCTTTGAAGTCCTCGCACCGGCATGCAGGTACGCGAGCGTGATTGTTGGTGCCGCGCTCTCAGGAGGCCGCGGCAGGAGCGTGGATTAGGCCGGCGCGCTGCAGGCCTGACACCGCTGCCTTCCGCCTCAGACGCTATcacgacaaacacacaaagacgacGAGATGCAAACATGGTTTCCAGGCCTCTGGGAATTGTCGAACAACTGCGGGTTTGATCTGCTTTAAGTAATGGCACGATAGTCGGTCATGCAGAAATAATACTGTTTAAACAGAAGCACTGAGACATAGAGGAAACAATACAATGCACTGATTTAACTCTCTAATTGATTTTAATGCAAACAAATCCATGAATATTAAATAACTTTTCGGGTCGTATCGTGGTTTTAAACGGTAAAATTGAGACATAACTGTAGCAATTTGTCCAGTAATTGGGCAGCGAAGGCTGGACTGAGAATCATGTCACTGGACATGAGTGGATGTGGATTAATAGACTATTGTGCCGTCGTTGCATGAACTCGACGAGCCACTGCTTGATTTTAATGAGGCTTGGGGAGTTTTCTTCCCCCCTCATGCATAGATTCAGCTTTCAGGTGGAatatctgacacacacacacacacacacacgcacacacacacacacacacacacacacaaacacacacacacacacagcaacagaagAAAAAGTCTGAGACGAGATTTTGCCTGTTTATCAGAGGCAAAGGAGATGTAGGGAGatagggaggggggaggaggagggggaggagatgTGATCTGGAAGGACGAGGGCACTGTGCTGACAGATAGGAGGGGACGGCCATTGCTGCACTGAAAATGAGATGCCAAATCTGTTGTGAAGGTTCCCCTGGGCTCCGCTGTGGAGGTCAGCACAAGGCTGTGACGGAGCGAACCGGAGCGGGCCGGCAGGGTTGCGTCACacttaaacacaaacatacacagcgGCGGCGTAGCCCCGTCCAATACATAATTATGTGCTGGAGTCACACACAGGAGTTGATCTCCTTCCTACGGTCTTTAAAGGTGTTTACAGCTGCATGAGCGCAAACTAATGATCTTTAAGCCCACCTTTATTTGTATCTACAATCTCCACGTTCTCCTTGTTTCCGGTGCAGAAACCTCTGCACGTACGCGGGCACCGTCCCCTCCCGTTCTCAGAGAGCAGCCGCGAAGCTGTTCCTCAAATAGGttaatgtggagcagcagcgacgCTGAGACAAAGGACACGCCCTGGTCAGACTGACCGGTTCAACCGCTCTGCTCACTGAGCGTCGCGCAGTGGACGCAAGAAAACAGTTATTACCACAAATAATTATCTCACGTTCTCAGTTTCAGCCGTCATTTATTTCTTTGCCTGAAAAGCTGTTTCCTAGAAGACGCATCCCCTCTCTGCATGATGCAGCCGTGCTATAAATATGAACAGTAGTGTTATTGGTGCTATTGTTTTTTGAGGTGAGCGGCTCCAATTAGCCAGCTGAGTTATCGCTATTATGAGAACGCGATGCTATTATTCCTTTCAAATAAGCAGGGTTGGAACAGAAAAGTGCTGCTTCCTGCCGGCAGCAGCTGTGGATGGAGCTGCAACTCTGTCCAATGGTCTCTAAGTCAAGGTCGCTCAGTAGCAAGCTGTAAGATGTAGTGTAGCCGTCCTGCTGTAATAAGGGCTGATGGGCGTCTACTTAACATAAGTAGGTCACTAATATCGCCTGTAACTCCTCTGTGGGAAATTGGTGTCCTATTAAATATTTAACGTGGCTGTCGTGACACTGAGAGACCAACAAAACAGATACATGTGAAGTTCAGAGAGCACCGTTCATGGCTCTTTGTGATTATTATAGTATGTTTTAATCAGCTCCCTGGTTCCTGCGTGAATTGGAATTAAATCAATTCAAACAGAAATAATGAAATCATTGCACGTCCTCTGGATCGGTCTGGGAGACGCCGATGCACGCGCTCAGACGTGTCATGCAGATGCAGACGTCTTTGGTCCCGGCACAGTCTCTAGTGCATCGCACTTCGCCAGACTTTCATTTTTGCAGCAAATCAATTGGACTTTGCAGAACTCAGCGTTTGATATCGGCTCACAAGGTAACTGATTATTGAATGGTGAGACGCCGTATCGAGGGCTGTTTGCAGTTTCATTGCGAACCTGTTGCTGAGGCGGCCAATGAAATGCACTCGGCTGTAGCTGTttttattagggtgcttttagcAAAAACGGATACTCAGCTGTTTTACGGTGACTTGTTCCAGCGTATAGCTGAAATATGATGATTATTTAATTACCTCAGCCTCACACGGTTCCTTTTCCTCTGGTTCTCTGCTTAGTGTAGCTCTAATGCCTCACATTCAGCTATTGTTAGCACGAGGCCTGTGTAACATCGTGTTTTGTTTCTCTCATAAATAAATGGAGCGTTTTAGCTTTCTCCGCTCTCACGCAGCCCCTCGGACACTGCGCGGGGCCTGATTAGCATCCTTGTTGTTTAAAGCAGCCAACACCCAGCAGCACGAGCCTCCCACAGTCAGACCAATGAGCTATTGAATGTTTCCACAGTCGTGTTTACGCCTGTGCTGGAGCCGGGTCCATTCACAGCAGCCGATGGAGCACGTCGAGCTGAAGGCAACAGGAAGCGCTTAATTGTCACACAATGCGACAATACCTGTTCACCGCCTCAAGGCTCCGTAAAAGGAGCCCCGGTAACAGAATAGAGGGCCGTGTGCCGGTGATCCGTGAGCTCAGAGTGCGCTGACCTGATCAAAGGACGCGGGGCGAGTCCGAATGCGGTGAACCGTGAAGACAAACACCTCGGGCTCCGGTTCTCATTCGCAGGCGCCGCGTCTGCTGGACTTTGCATTTGTCGCTTGATCAGCCGCCTCTCGTGACGGCTCCCCTGAGTTTTAATCTCAGCCTTATAAGCTGTGCTGTAGttgaggacccccccccccttcccactgtatgtgtatgtgctctGCATACCAAAGAAGCCGGTGTCCTCCGGCCTCAGCTATGCTTTACCTGTTTGGACCTGCTGGGATTCCCTGTCCTCATAATTTTGTTTGGACTTGATGGATGATGGCTGAAATATAGCGCTGTCAAATGTTCCCACTatttatctcacacacacacagtccgaCATCCAGGTTTGTTTGGCTCCGGAGACTCTATTTTCCCGGCATTTTGAATTGCCTTGCTGCTCCTGGGAAGGggatttctttttatttcttcttttctgttgTCTTCTGTGGTCTGGTGTAAATTCTGCCGTTTTATGGTGGTTGTGTTATTGCCTCTCTCTCACCACAGCTTGAACGGCTCCCTGCCCAGCAACGTGGAGATCAAGAACAACACGCTCTTCTTCAAGGGGCCGGTGACCTATGACCTGGCCGGGACGTACGTCTGCGACGCCACCAACAGCATCGGGACCCGCACCGGCATCGTGGACGTCAACATCACAGGTAGGACCGACGGCTCCGCTCGCCGACGCTGCTGTTCTGTCTTCAGTAACTCTGGCATGGCTTGTATCAATACAATACCCTACAAACCTCATCAGGGACCATCTCACCCCCCCGTCGGccccagaaaacacacacatcaatgcTCGCCCACAGAGCAGGTGATTACCTTCGTGtttcagacccccccccccccccccccccccccccccgtctccccccagCAGCTCCGGTGCCGAGTGGCAGGTTGGAAGAGGAAAAAGGAGCTCCGCATGTATTGTGGGAACACAACAGCCGCCCTCTCCCACCCTCCCCTGCACCGCATCCAGGCACATGTGTGGGAGCGATATAAAGCAGGCCTATTATCGGCACCTAAAATAACATCAAGGAAAACGGGGGGTTTGAGGTGAGGGTACTGTATTGATCATAGTTCGCTCGCGTCACGCTCGCATTTCTCCAAACAGCGTGCCGCTGCTGCCGTCGAGCTCTGCGCTCCTTCTCTTGTCTCTTCGTCTCGTCTGGGGGAAACAAAATGCTGAACAAAACTGATCCAGATCCCTCGCCTTCCACATGCACTGTAATTGTTGGCACACattctgggtcctctgggttctgATCCATAGGAGACAGTAATCTGCACTCACGTCTTACCTGCCATAGAAAAAGGAAGATCAGGcatcgctctgtgtgtgtgtgtgtgtgtgtgtgtgtgtgtgtgtgtgtgtgtgtgtgtgtgtgtgtgtgtgtgtgtgtgtgtgtgtgtgtgtgtgtgtgtgtgtgtgtgtgtgtgctgcagaggATTTTCCCCCGTCCACTGCGTGCCGCTTGCTTTCGGGAAGGCGGGTTGTTCTAACTTGCATCGCTTTGCATGTTGACTCATGTTTCTGGGAACGTTGTGCGTGGTGTGAAGTGAACAGCTGTGCCGTACAGTGTCATTGCAtactcttctttttttcctgtttccgCTCTTTCACTGGTGAGGGTAAACTGACAGAGGGGCTTTGTGGGACGGGATGATGTCATTACCTGCATTGTGAGAAGTTGCCCCATTCAAAGTAGCTGGTTATTAGCGTGATAATAGACATCTCAAAGGCCCAATAATGGCGCTTACTTATCAGACTGCAACGTGAGGAAGTAATCTGCTGTCAGGAAATCAccctgcagcagcctgagtaATTGTGTTCCAGGGAAATAGTACTGTTTGGCCCAAAGTACTGTATCAGAGAAAgagtcattttctattttggCTTCTACATTGATTCTCTTAAATGAACAAACCACTGCATGACAGCGTCAGAGTAGCGTTTCTGTTTATTCTAATCATTTGTCCATATAATTCTATTGAGTGAATAAGGTAAACAATGCATTTGTACGTAATTGAAGCATAATCAGTTGGAATGTAATTCCAAGgcctttggtttgtttgttagttctgtttgtttcttaGCGCTTCGTAAAGACTCTGCAGGTTTTTAAGCAACTTCTTAAAAGCAAATGACTGGAGAAACGCTGGTGGCTCTCAGCTGGAGGCGCTTTTTGCTTCCTTTCAGTCGGTGTGTTTGCAGTAATTAACTTCCTTATTACATATCATTCAACAGCATATAATTATGCATTAGAGTCTTACTACTTCACAACTTGATTGTCACTTTTCTTTTAGCAGAAAACAACCTCCGTACGTCATCGAAGAAGTTTAGTGAGTCACACTAAAACATATTAAATGTCCCAGTGCGCTTGGTTTGCTTCCTCTATGCTaaccagctgctggatgctgcgCTGTTCTATACTATCACGTGGGGGGAGTTCTGAGTCGGTGTCGGAGTTCGTCCCTGACAGGTCCCGTAGGAGCCGGTTCCCATAGTAACAGTGACAGGTTGAAGGGCGAGGAGGCAGCCTTTGCTCCAGGAGCGCGGAGCCTCGGCTCCGACTCGTGCTTCGTCACAGTTGTTGCAGGAAACAGGCGGCTGAGGCTCGATGTGCAGCCTCCGACCGGGACGGAGCTGCTGCGACGTGGATTCATTACATTGGGTGCTTGTACTCGTGCTCTTTGCTGATGCTGTGAAACGCTAGCCGCCACTTGTCTTCATGTGGGCTTGTCAGCGTAATCTCTGACACTACCACAAAACACCATTAGGCTCCGCGGCCGCGTCTCCGCTCGCGGCCGCTGCACCGGTGAGAGTGTTGGATGAACTGGAGGCGCGggcgcttcctgctgctcctctgagctcctctgcGGAGCCTCGTGCGTCACCACCCAGAGGCGGAGCTAAAGAAGCCGATGCTGCTTCATTCACCTCAGAGAGCGACCTTGTGATGTGTGACAGGCAGAGACGTGGCAGGTGAGAGAACCTGGAGGAGGTCGTGCTCCTGCAGCACAACGCTGGTCCAGCCGCTTTCAGAGGAGCTCCGCGTCCCCACAGTCAATAACAGAGCCATCATGGGCTTTTTTAGCCTCCACTAAACTATTTCAGAGCAGTGACAAGTGTGACACCCATACGATCCATCAGGCGCTTCGTGCTAGCATTGTACTTGGTTTTGTCACTAGCGAGACCCGGGTTTGCTCACATGCACTTGCAGCATTATGCACGAGCTCGGCAGTggcactttttgttttcattttgaagttGATTTTTGGATTGACACAGCAATATACACCTGCCAGCGAGACGAGCCTGCTGCCACTGTAAGGAAGATAAAATGTCTGGGACAACTTGTTTGTATCACAGAAAAGCTATTTTTGCACACTGGGAAACAACACTGATGGAGCACTTAGGGAAGGAGCATTTTAATCAAGGCCCTGGTTTTTCATGGGCGGGTTTGTGGGTGACTGTCACCTCAGCGGATGGGAAGCTCCTTGTTTCGTTAGTCTGGAGACGGCATCGCCGGTGTTAAGTCACATGGGCGAATACAGCTTTCCCCAAGGACACGTGTTCTGCAGATACGGCGCGGCTTGTCAGAATCTAATGAAGCGCTCTCCTGTTTTAATCATCCCCAGTTCTCGGAAAAGAGGTGAAGGAGTGAGGGATGATGAAGCAGGGGCTCTGTGGCGACATGAGCTCCTCTTCCCAGAAACCACCTCCCTCATTCACATTCAGTTCAAAAATCTCCTCAGGCAAAGTTGACAAGTCGTCAGATCTGATTAATCAGCTAATTACTAAGGGGCATCAGATGCCGTGGTTAAAAACTGGAGACAATTAAAGTGCCTCACAAAGAAAGTTATTTTTGAAAACACGTTCTTGGCGACTGCTTTCCGCCGAATGGAAACGCCGTCA from Betta splendens chromosome 13, fBetSpl5.4, whole genome shotgun sequence includes:
- the nectin1b gene encoding nectin cell adhesion molecule 1b isoform X9 — its product is MALCVGIWILLLALRIQAGSGQMVQMDPSKSGFVGSQVELRCIFINSNPPVKISQVTWQKLLNGTKQNVAIANPALGVSVLPPFKERVSFKQAAVRHRTPSLEDTTIVFSSLQLSDEAAYICEYTTFPAGNRENMVNLTVYARPLTRMTLTTPTIVARAQKRKMTVATCVSVNGKPPSVIRWDTRLKGEATFQENHNPNGTMTIRSNYVVIPSRETHKQKLTCIVTYRNEKITDSVVLNVQYEPEVKIEGFDGNWYLNRQNVQLTCRADANPPVTIYQWKLLNGSLPSNVEIKNNTLFFKGPVTYDLAGTYVCDATNSIGTRTGIVDVNITESPISPTTTGKTTQEPSTPAPIIGGVVGGVALLAIAAILLYVFLRRRQRTFKGDYSTKKHVYGNGYSKAGGLSNPPMPKSLQYPDDSDDEKKPAQIGGPGFQAGERDFDHESDDLKKPYFTVDEGESREYDERTLAFQYDTEPEIADDMISQTDGSVISKKEWYV
- the nectin1b gene encoding nectin cell adhesion molecule 1b isoform X3; this translates as MALCVGIWILLLALRIQAGSGQMVQMDPSKSGFVGSQVELRCIFINSNPPVKISQVTWQKLLNGTKQNVAIANPALGVSVLPPFKERVSFKQAAVRHRTPSLEDTTIVFSSLQLSDEAAYICEYTTFPAGNRENMVNLTVYARPLTRMTLTTPTIVARAQKRKMTVATCVSVNGKPPSVIRWDTRLKGEATFQENHNPNGTMTIRSNYVVIPSRETHKQKLTCIVTYRNEKITDSVVLNVQYEPEVKIEGFDGNWYLNRQNVQLTCRADANPPVTIYQWKLLNGSLPSNVEIKNNTLFFKGPVTYDLAGTYVCDATNSIGTRTGIVDVNITEKPMAQGPPGGVIGILGGVVAIGLIVGVAVTVFMVHRRQQKTRTETDNDLTDLPPAHKPAPPPPKKKNSDMKGHLTSDDIQVVHLDKEEEMQKLPLQPPYYDMAPSESTPFTDKPDSGRRPEELLNPAEYVSYQRVCNMEHFQPESQPAPAHPPVSFLPQHPYAQQPSNEPMYSNTSFPAPGPRAPFTFPKEQSV
- the nectin1b gene encoding nectin cell adhesion molecule 1b isoform X2; the protein is MVQMDPSKSGFVGSQVELRCIFINSNPPVKISQVTWQKLLNGTKQNVAIANPALGVSVLPPFKERVSFKQAAVRHRTPSLEDTTIVFSSLQLSDEAAYICEYTTFPAGNRENMVNLTVYARPLTRMTLTTPTIVARAQKRKMTVATCVSVNGKPPSVIRWDTRLKGEATFQENHNPNGTMTIRSNYVVIPSRETHKQKLTCIVTYRNEKITDSVVLNVQYEPEVKIEGFDGNWYLNRQNVQLTCRADANPPVTIYQWKLLNGSLPSNVEIKNNTLFFKGPVTYDLAGTYVCDATNSIGTRTGIVDVNITEKPMAQGPPGGVIGILGGVVAIGLIVGVAVTVFMVHRRQQKTRTETDNDLIAVAAVADSCVTQAPEKPESPTRTDLPPAHKPAPPPPKKKNSDMKGHLTSDDIQVVHLDKEEEMQKLPLQPPYYDMAPSESTPFTDKPDSGRRPEELLNPAEYVSYQRVCNMEHFQPESQPAPAHPPVSFLPQHPYAQQPSNEPMYSNTSFPAPGPRAPFTFPKEQSV
- the nectin1b gene encoding nectin cell adhesion molecule 1b isoform X8, which translates into the protein MALCVGIWILLLALRIQAGSGQMVQMDPSKSGFVGSQVELRCIFINSNPPVKISQVTWQKLLNGTKQNVAIANPALGVSVLPPFKERVSFKQAAVRHRTPSLEDTTIVFSSLQLSDEAAYICEYTTFPAGNRENMVNLTVYARPLTRMTLTTPTIVARAQKRKMTVATCVSVNGKPPSVIRWDTRLKGEATFQENHNPNGTMTIRSNYVVIPSRETHKQKLTCIVTYRNEKITDSVVLNVQYEPEVKIEGFDGNWYLNRQNVQLTCRADANPPVTIYQWKLLNGSLPSNVEIKNNTLFFKGPVTYDLAGTYVCDATNSIGTRTGIVDVNITENNLRTSSKKFKSPISPTTTGKTTQEPSTPAPIIGGVVGGVALLAIAAILLYVFLRRRQRTFKGDYSTKKHVYGNGYSKAGGLSNPPMPKSLQYPDDSDDEKKPAQIGGPGFQAGERDFDHESDDLKKPYFTVDEGESREYDERTLAFQYDTEPEIADDMISQTDGSVISKKEWYV